The sequence ttaaatttGGATGCTGAGAGTTGAACTTGaatgtaaatttaaatataatgattgacagttgaatttcgatttaaatttggACGCTgtgagttgaatttgaatttagatttaaacgaaacgattgaaagttgaatttgtttCGAATTATTCATCGCAAATATGCCTtcagattaataaaaaaaacttcCGAGTCGTCGCTAAATATCCGATAACTGTTGCCTTTACCCTAGTTGTTATTATTACGATCATATGGCAGTTCGTAATCATCGATGGGAAAGAAATTGATGAGATACGTGTGTTATGAGGCCAGTACGATACATACATAGGTAGCCGTCCCTTAACAAGCATATTCAGGCGAGTAAAAGTTGTTCGGAGCGTTAACGCGCGGTACCGGCGTTTAAACTCTCCCTCCACGAGAATTGGTGCGGTGGGCCGCGCATGCGCCAGCCATTTCCTAGTACTGTCGGATTGTTGGGCCAATGGCGGAGCGTTCGTGACGCCATCGTCGGCCAATGAGAGGGGTTCTCGGTGACGACCGTGCTATTTTTAGGAGACGTGAGTCACGGGATATAAGGCAGTACGTTTAGTTGGGTGTTCACAAGTTGTCGAGACCTCGTACGGTGCAGCCGCGAGTGACATTCGCGTCGGACGTACGATCACGGACTGTTCTAAAGAGGTGCACACGCGCAGAACCTCACGTTCGTCGGATTGCGTCTCGTGAGTCATTGTTGTGTTGACAGTTGACCCAGCTCGGTCCTCGTGTCATCGTCGCTTGGCCGAAACTGCTTTGCGATTCCGTCGCGCGACCAAGGCCTGCGTGCCGTTCGCGTAGTAGGCGGACGAAAAAACGGTTTTGCGTCGCGGAAGAGTTTCGGGCGAGTACTTAATTCGCGGCGATAAACCGTGCACGGGCGAAATCGCTCGGAGGTGGTGGTGTATATAACGTGTGGAGCACGTAGTTTCCAGTTCGGTGGGTTTCGTGGAAAACGGACGAATGAAAAAAGACTGATCTCCGTCGGTGAATTTCCGAACTGGTTATGTAACGACGTGTGGAGTgctcggtgaaaaaaaagaagaagaaacggaGCTCGAGAACAGACCGATCGATTATTGAGGGTAACCGATCGTCGTCGTGCAATTCTCCCGAGTAAGTACGCGTGTGGCTcaaagagaagagaaagagacatCGAACACACAGGGGCAGCAGTGTGTTGTCATTCTCCATCCCGCGAGGCCAGCGCGTTGACTGACCACTTTTGATTGGCAGCAGGCACCTATTCAGTTCTACTGCATCGATGGTGCGGAGTTTAACAATGGAGCAGACGTTCTACGAGAACGCGAGCGTGTACGGAGCCGTGAATCGCGAGAACAACATGGGCCAGTTGAAGCGTAATCTCACGCTGGACCTGAACCTGTGCCAACGACAGGGTCCGCACGCGAAGAAGCCGCGACTGGGACCGGTGCCACCAGCGTTGAACAACATGCCGATCCTCAGCTCGCCGGACCTGAACATGCTAAAGCTGGGCTCGCCAGAGCTCGAGAAAATGATACTGGCTCAGCAGGACTTGGTGGCGAATTTACCGACGCCCTCGCAGATCCTGTTCCCGAAGGTGGTGACCGAGGAGCAGGAACAGTATGCACGCGGTTTCGAGGTGGCCTTGAACGAGCTGCACCATTCGGATAGCTCGCAGGAACCTGGCAGCATGTACGGCGGAGCGACGTATCACACGCTGGAACCACCGAGCAGCGTGCAGAGTACCGAATCGTCCGTGAGCCAGGGTCTGATGCAGATCAAGGACGAGCCGCAGACGGTGCCGAGCGTGTCGAGTTCACCGCCGATGTCGCCGATCgatatggagaaccaggagagGATCAAGCTCGAGAGGAAACGTCAAAGGAACCGCGTGGCCGCGTCCAAGTGTCGCAGGCGCAAACTCGAACGCATCTCGAGGCTGGAGGACAAGGTGAAACTGCTCAAGGGCGAGAACAGCGAGCTCAGCGCCGTGGTTCACAGGTTGAAGGACCACGTGTGCCGGCTGAAGGAGCAGGTGTTGGCGCACGTGCAGTCCGGCTGCCAGATCATGGCCGTCCCCGGCCAGTTCTGAGCCTCGGACACCCGGGGACCAGACATTCTGACGTGTGTACGTTTCTTCGTTTGGTGGGGGCTGGCTGTGTGACTCCCGTCGGATCTGGTGATTTACCAATGACCTGTTTTTTCCACGAGGACcgccgctgcgccgcgccggtggcCGTCGCCTACCACGATCCGGACCTACCCGGATTCGTCGTTATCTTCTCATCGTTTTGCTTcgttccctccctccctccctcccctgCTAGACGAAGAGGAGACACGGTGATGTGCGACGACGTGAGAGGAACCGGGAGTGCCTTGGTGTGCCTAGAAGGAATACGGGATACCACGACGAGGATTAATTGTCGTCCGCGTCGTTTGTAGCTTCGGCTCCGCGTACGCGCGTGAAAATTGTATTGCGTACACGCGTGAAAATTGTATTGCGTACACGCCTGAGGGGCGGCGACGCGATAAGTGGAAGAACTGTGTGCGCGAGACCAGAACACGGGAGAACGGAGGAGGAGTGGGTGACGAGAAGGCGAcggagatagatagatagatagagggggagagagcagttggaaaaaaagagagagagagtgggtgGGACCCGACGGTGAAGAGAGAGGGACCTCGCGGTGCGCGCGGTGGCGGCCATTTTGGAGAACCGCGAGTATTGGCGGGAGATTCGAAGGTAATTAGGCGTAAAAGGTTACACCTCGCAGATTACAATGATATTTTTCTTGTATTGTCAGAGAGGATCAAGATTTTGAACTGCTTTTCCTTAGATATGTATCCGTCGCTCGGTCTTGGTTTTCgagatatgtacatatgtagtcGCGAAACACCGTAGCTAAGTATTACTACATTGAATCTTGACGCGAGAACATTTTGAAACGAATAAAATTGAATGATTCGGTTAGATCTAGAATGGAATTGGTTAGTCGCAGAAGCTAGTTAGTAGAATGAAGGTTTTGGATTAGTTCTGGGCGAGTTTCCGGTTATTTTTGGAATCGTTGTGTTATTTAAAAGCAATAAAAACTGTGTATTTTACGCAAGAGATGCCCAGGAAGACGTGCGAGGCTTTGAACCCTGATCTAAACCGTAATCTAAACCTACCCTATTGAAAAGAGTAAAGAAGTGTATATTTGGCACTAAAACTGCCGAGCACAGAGAGCAATTAAAATGTTGCAGCCGATAAAAATGACACGGTTCTAGATAGAGCTCTAAATAgatatttagatttcgtgcaattttgatTGTGTAATATGTGCTTGGACAAAGAAGTactcataaaattaaaaatgtaagatcAGTCATTGGCAGTGGTAGGTTCAGCGTTGAGAAACCGAACGTTCATCATTATTTGTTTTAAAAAGTTCACACGGTGTATAGATCGTTTAAGGATCGTCGTGATTTTACGCAATGTAGTAATAGCTGCAGTgtttcgcgaatatctcggaaaactAAGGCACAAGTTGTTCGGCATGTTGAGTTTTTAAATTTGATCAGAATCGGGGTGAGGAAAACCTCTTACGCACAATTACCGATTAGAAATTCTCGCAGTTTCGTTCGATTCGACTCGGCGACGGTCGGATTCGttgtctttctttttctcctctgTTCTCTGGTTTCCCTCCGCTCGAGAATAATACCTTCGCGTTCTTTGTAATCGATTCCCCGCGGATATTGTTGCGTGATCGCTCTCGCATCGTTGTTTTGCTAACGGGACACAcagacacacgcgcgcgcgggcGCATACGCGCTTACTTAGAGCGAGTAAGATGAACTCTACTCGTCGGAATCTTCCGATTCGATTTCTTCATTGTATTCtctcgtccccccccccccctatctTAGGAGTTTTACAATTTCGAGCGATCGGTGACGATCCTCGGTTGGTCCGGGATTTCGTGGCAATCCGCGATCGGAAACGATTGGAAATCTTTTTTATACTCTGGCGACGGGCGGCGTCGCAACGTTTGCCGCGCCGTGTCTCTTGTACGATAAACGTTGTTCTTGAACAGCTTCGTTTTTCCGAAGACTCGTACGATGTATGTACATAACGCTGTATACGTATTCACGCGCAGAGTAACAATTTTAATAGACTAAGgaaccgtttttcgtcggaggGTAGGACGGGCGAACGTACGGATTCATGGACGAGTAACGCTGTAATTGTTAGATAACCACAACGGTGCTgtaaaagatttttatttgaaacacaTACACACGTCCGTTAGAACTCTTTGTTAACTCTCGAGGCTCTTATTGTTTACCCACGCTCGAACGACAACGCGAGCTTGTGTTTTGCGGGACTCCTCGATACTTTTCGGCCGAACGATTTCTCGATCGCGATCGTTTAACACCGCTttttaacctgttaaccggGGAGGACTTATCTCTCTCGTGTTTCTATACGTTTACGCGAACAGACTTAAATCGAATCGCATCGAAATACTTGAGCTAGTATCGATTACACTTTGTCCGCGCCGCTTTCATTCGTTTCtttaaccgtttgcactcgaAACGCGAACAGTCACCGACACTGTTCGCATTGTTAAATTCGTTtactactagacagcggatctttatgcaaaatgaaaagtttctctctaaattccaacaaactggagGGAAATagaattcattttctttcttgatatgtGTGTGTTcgataggtcgaaaataatataatagtatttttaaattcttccaatgtttctctcgttttaaattacaccgcccatttttgtcgtaaatatcCGCTGTCCATTTATTATCTAGTAATTCATTTGGGTCGCGGCGCGACCAGTATACGCGCTCAACTTTCCTTTTTTGTCGTTTGCagatagacggcggatctttacgcaaagtaaaaatttattttctctcctgGTAGGTTCGACAGGTTgaaagtaattatttttctgataaatgcataaaatccgccgtctgtTCGAAGGGTTGATCGCGCCTGCGATCGAACACCGACAAAGTTGCCCGTTTAACAGGTTCGAACAGAACTACCATTGTTTTTTAAGGCTGTACAAATAGATTAGACGTTAGGAGCGCAGATGTCGGCGTTGAGATCACCGTCGGAGACCATCCCGTCGGGTTCGGACGCGATACGCCCGCCGGGGCGAGCTGTTcttgtaaaaatgtttttagGTAAAGCCGTTTCGAGCGTTCGACGAACGGAGGCGGTTCGCGTCCGAACCCATGACCTTTGGCATGGGGTAGCCCCGAATCTTTCCTTGTTAGATTTTAAGCTGGAGACTGGTGTGTAACGAGTCGCGTCCCCCCCCCTAGGCTCTCCGACATCTCCGGGTGTCGCGAAACATCTTCGTTTTGTCATATGTGCATCTAGTCTTGTCCAAGTATGCCCCCGTAACTTACGCGCGGGTTTGCATGAAATGTACGCGTCGCGTACACACGTATACATACACACAAGTGCACCAGGCATCGGTTCTGTTACCACGAACAGTCTTTTCAGAGAATCCTTCGAAACTCCGCttcgttacaataattagagTCAAgtcagggagctagatcgcctgaggatctccacgatcatTGTCCCTTCGGCTAACTCTTCCACTgggtccgtgtttacatgctgccCTTTTCCACGTTCGGCATACTTTGTACTTTCCACAGTCATAAGAAAATAGTTTTCCTGTGTAGGACGGTATAcgacccagatagcacacgacgttaAGACGTCTTTAAGAAGAAGTCTATTAGATTTTAAAAGACGTCTtcaagaccataaacagtgagGTTTTTATACACCCATAATCTATTTAGCAGTATgaacattggtattatttgtttgagttagtgtttttgcttcaatttcaattccaatttctatatcaatttcaatttctacatcaatttctatttcaattacaattttaacttgtatatcaatttctatttcaatttctatatcaacatcaatttctataccaatttcaatttaaatttcttgtatatcaatttctatttcaattccaattagaATTCCAATTTGAATTtccatttctatttcaatttcaatatcaatttctgtttctatttcaatttcaatttctatatcaatttcaattacaatatcaatttcaatttctatttcaatgtgtatttcaatttcaatttttattgtgattttaattgtaatcgtaatttttattatatttattgtgattttaattgcaattgtttttgTTACACTTTTtcatgtcaattccacatgcgttcttctgataaagctaggtTCAACTTTcaactcatttttgtcaaaatCTATTTCTACTCGTCCCTTCTTTTAAtctaattaacatttatggacctttaagacttcttagagacgtcttaaagacctccCGAGTGTCCTACaaacgtctcctgaacgtcttttCGACGTCAAGCTAATGTTTTTAAGACGTATCTATCTACGTTTTCTAACACAAGCCGTTTAGAAGGCGTTGGGAAGatgttcgtaggacattcgggatATCTTTGagacgtctgaatgtccaactgcagacgtttgtaagacgtctttgtgctatctggggatTTGTGTCCTTGCTGGGAACAGGCGAAGGGAGCAAGATCACTACTTTAGCTGTAGAACGATTCCAATAATTTCAAAACGCTCCTCGGGCGATTAATTGCAGAACAAATCTGTGGTTCCAGTgtttcaacactaaacctaccgagccttttaaaagtaactggtatttacatgttcccttataaaaatgacaagattgattttatttagtccTTGTACGGCTCCTAGTGTAACacgtgcactactaaagatatctatacaatcgttctcttatgaaatcagttttattacttttctaattgtaaaataaaaaacctggaaccggtcattctgACCGATGAcggcaggtttagtgttgaaaaagaaaaaggacgCGTTGCGGAACGCTGTTCGAGGTTTGATTATTTCGTGTCCGACAACCGCGCGTGGTAACAGAATCGCGCAGCAGCGTTACCGTTGTGCCATCGCGCAAGGAATCGCTGTAAGGAACAACAGAGTTTTCCCTCGTTGCGCCGCGTAACACACGTCGTCGTCGGCCTGTGTAGAACGGACGCGCGCGAAGACCATGAGAATCTTTACGGCGATcagcaataaactttccgcgCGACATAGAGTATAACGAGCAATAATCAAGCAATCGTGCGATGCGTTTCTTCGTTCTCTCCTCccgtcttcttcttcatctATTTAGTACAATGAGTCGCGCGATTTCGACGAATAGTTGGGTGATCGAGCGTGTTTGCCTATCCGCTGCAACGCGGCGTAACTCGTTACGCAACACCGTTTGAAAAAGCTTCTCGAGGATATTCGGAATTCAGTCTGCACAACCGATAACGCGTAGCGCATAGTCTTTCGAGAGGCGCGCGCGCGGACCGAAGAAACGCTCGTCAGGATTGCTCGTTCCACGAACGGATACATAAGAATACATATTTTGCTATACAACTGTCGCGATCCCTTGTTCTATCGCAGTTAGATTTAATCGTAGTACAACGGGCGAGCGCACGAGTCTCGCCACCCGGGAGATTGCAATTTTGTACGGGAGgttaagaaatttctatttttcggaTACGTGATTCGAGACCGTCggaaaaagaagagagagagcggacttacctctctctctctcgcgttgtCAGAGATTCTCAACTTCGTTTTCTTCCCCCCCAGCCCCTGTTCACGCGCGACTTTCGGCACACGATTCGACAATTGTAACCGTGTAATTTATTTCCCTTAAGATAAGCGTGCTCCTCGTTTTCTCCTGCTTCGCTTTTTGTTTTTCGGAAACCTGTTAACCGGGGAGATGAGCCGGTGATGTTATCGAGCCCAACTTCTCTCGCGCAGGCGCCGGAACAATCTGTACCGGGCGAAAAGACTccacgtgtcctacgagttacaaaatatacacaaatatacTTGTTATACATTAATTGCGGGGTGCTCGAGgcaccccattttatcgagaagcttacgttaccgaggctgaaatcgccgccaTCGCGTGAGAGAAAAGTTGGGCTCGATAACATATCGCCGAGGTGAGCTTGTCGGGCATCTTTCAGATCTCGACTCGACTCGTCTTCTTATTTATTCGTCCGACGATGTCcacgttctgtgaaaattgttcGAAAAGTGCCTGGATATCGGAGTTTCCGGCCCGCAAACAAGGTCACCCGGTTAACAATGTATCGCGACGATcacacacacacccacacacacacaccgacCTCGACGAAAGGTGTCTTCGGCGTTTGATGAACGCGCGTCGGAAGAAGGCTCCGCGCGTGGAACCCTCATACATTTTGTGGAAACTCTGGCGGCGTTGTTTGTACAGTGGGAGGCTCCTATCCGTCGATTTTACGGCGAACACGTTCCCGTAATGGAACCAGGAGAAAGTTGACCGAGAAATTTAGGGAACCGAGGCGCCTGTGCCTCGCGAAACAGCCATCACATACGGCGTGCCTTTTTTACCATGTAATAGAACCGCATCGCGCCGCGGCGAGTAGTCCCGCGGGGCCTCTCGTTCGCGTTAGCGCACTctctctatacatatattttcgttGTTTCCCGTTGCCGGCTACGCGAGAAACGGGAAATCGCGGACGATATATTCGCCGGGGTGTTATTTTAAACCACGGATCGTTTGTAGCGGATAAGATATGCGAGAATAATATAAACTTGAAAAAGTGATCGAGGGCGAGATTAAATATGCCAGTTAGGGAGCGAGCGAGAAAAGCGGCGGCACAAAAACGTATGAAAGTAAATGAAAACCACAATGTGATTTAGTCAGTAAGCGAAAACCCCATTagagtatgtatatgtacatatatatatatgcatatatatatatttcgataaatttatatatatatatatatttatatatatgtagtgGTACGGTGATGACGACACGTGGATGAGCACCGCATATATAGAGTTATCTATAACCCTATACATGAGATGATAAATATTACTAttataatgtaatattatatatatatataaatatatatatggatatatatgtatatatatttacacatatatatattatatatatatgtatattgtctaCCGACCAGAGCGGAGAAATCTTTTTTtacgaataattttatttttgaatgaaatacgatgaaaaataaaatttcattatatTGAACGTAACGCAGTGCATACTTTCTTCGAATTCAATCCTATCCCCAGTCCCCGAAATTGCGAAATCGTTTTAGA comes from Lasioglossum baleicum chromosome 19, iyLasBale1, whole genome shotgun sequence and encodes:
- the Jra gene encoding jun-related antigen; translated protein: MVRSLTMEQTFYENASVYGAVNRENNMGQLKRNLTLDLNLCQRQGPHAKKPRLGPVPPALNNMPILSSPDLNMLKLGSPELEKMILAQQDLVANLPTPSQILFPKVVTEEQEQYARGFEVALNELHHSDSSQEPGSMYGGATYHTLEPPSSVQSTESSVSQGLMQIKDEPQTVPSVSSSPPMSPIDMENQERIKLERKRQRNRVAASKCRRRKLERISRLEDKVKLLKGENSELSAVVHRLKDHVCRLKEQVLAHVQSGCQIMAVPGQF